In a single window of the Anguilla rostrata isolate EN2019 chromosome 6, ASM1855537v3, whole genome shotgun sequence genome:
- the LOC135258188 gene encoding schwannomin-interacting protein 1-like isoform X1: MSISDYREDGMDCGSDSSSRSCSETSSSMATPSSPRMHLAALEDCEDDEDYQDYKRKLMEDWGGRYGLHDDRRGDGGGAGEPVNSRSLAEEFRDVPCPPPSVGVPPATAAAAVPDELKQNGNIVVLAAHQPFSPRAGQRGAGAGAGASPACAPLPHAPPIDWAALEKHLTELPSRAWDGRGQNQNPRRTSSTSAQKNERECIRQKLALGTFFDEGPALYTNYSPNNKPTLSTRLQNGTNLQICFVNDSGSDKDSDAEDSRTETSLDTPLSPMSKQSSSCSDRDVTEDDSESLDDSDFLSRQKKLQAEAKMALAMAKPMARMQVEVERQVRKKSPVADLLPHLPHISECLMKRSLRPIDLRDMSLGQLQVIVNDLHSQIESLNEELVEMLVVRDELQVEQDAMLVDIEDLTRHAESQQRHVTEKMVSK, from the exons ATGAGTATTTCG GACTACCGCGAAGATGGGATGGACTGTGGCAGCGACTCCTCGAGCCGGTCCTGCTCCGAGACCAGCTCCAGCATGGCGACGCCGtcctctcccagaatgcacctggcGGCTCTGGAAGACTGCGAGGACGACGAGGACTACCAGGACTACAAGAGGAAGCTGATGGAGGACTGGGGGGGCAGGTACGGGCTCCACGACGACCGCCGCGgcgacgggggcggggctggggagCCGGTGAACAGCCGCAGCCTGGCGGAGGAGTTCCGGGATGTTccgtgcccccctccctcggtCGGCGTGCCACcggccaccgccgccgccgccgtgccgGACGAGCTGAAGCAGAACGGGAACATCGTCGTCCTGGCGGCCCATCAGCCCTTCTCCCCCAGAGCCGGCCagcgcggggcgggggcgggggcgggggcgagtccggcctgtgcccccctcccccacgcgcCCCCCATTGACTGGGCCGCCTTGGAGAAGCACCTGACCGAGCTGCCGTCGCGGGCCTGGGACGGACGCGGCCAGAACCAGAACCCGAGGAGAACCAGCTCCACCTCG GCCCAGAAGAACGAGAGGGAGTGCATCCGGCAGAAACTGGCCCTGGGGACTTTCTTTGACGAAGGACCAGCCCTGTATACTAACTACAGCCCAAACAACAAGCCCACACTGTCCACAcg GCTCCAGAATGGGACGAACCTACAGATCTGTTTCGTGAACGACAGCGGCAGCGATAAGGACAGCGACGCCGAGGACAGCAGAACAGAGACCAGCCTGGACACGCCCCTGTCCCCCATG agcaaGCAGAGCTCCTCCTGCTCGGACCGCGACGTCACCGAGGACGACTCGGAGTCCCTGGACGACTCGGACTTCCTGAGCCGGCAGAAGAAGCTGCAGGCGGAGGCCAAGATGGCGCTGGCGATGGCCAAGCCCATGGCCCGcatgcaggtggaggtggagcgGCAGGTCCGCAAGAAGTCCCCCGTGGCTGACCTG TTGCCCCACCTGCCCCACATCAGTGAGTGTCTGATGAAGAGGAGTCTGAGGCCCATCGACCTGCGGGACATGAGCCTGGGTCAGCTGCAGGTCATTGTCAATGACCTGCACTCACAGATAGAGA GTCTGAACGAGGAGCTGGTGGAGATGCTGGTGGTCAGAGATGAACTGCAGGTGGAGCAGGACGCAATGCTGGTGGATATCGAGGACCTGACCAG ACACGCAGAAAGCCAACAGAGACATGTGACAGAGAAGATGGTCTCCAAATAA
- the LOC135258188 gene encoding schwannomin-interacting protein 1-like isoform X2, which translates to MSDYREDGMDCGSDSSSRSCSETSSSMATPSSPRMHLAALEDCEDDEDYQDYKRKLMEDWGGRYGLHDDRRGDGGGAGEPVNSRSLAEEFRDVPCPPPSVGVPPATAAAAVPDELKQNGNIVVLAAHQPFSPRAGQRGAGAGAGASPACAPLPHAPPIDWAALEKHLTELPSRAWDGRGQNQNPRRTSSTSAQKNERECIRQKLALGTFFDEGPALYTNYSPNNKPTLSTRLQNGTNLQICFVNDSGSDKDSDAEDSRTETSLDTPLSPMSKQSSSCSDRDVTEDDSESLDDSDFLSRQKKLQAEAKMALAMAKPMARMQVEVERQVRKKSPVADLLPHLPHISECLMKRSLRPIDLRDMSLGQLQVIVNDLHSQIESLNEELVEMLVVRDELQVEQDAMLVDIEDLTRHAESQQRHVTEKMVSK; encoded by the exons GACTACCGCGAAGATGGGATGGACTGTGGCAGCGACTCCTCGAGCCGGTCCTGCTCCGAGACCAGCTCCAGCATGGCGACGCCGtcctctcccagaatgcacctggcGGCTCTGGAAGACTGCGAGGACGACGAGGACTACCAGGACTACAAGAGGAAGCTGATGGAGGACTGGGGGGGCAGGTACGGGCTCCACGACGACCGCCGCGgcgacgggggcggggctggggagCCGGTGAACAGCCGCAGCCTGGCGGAGGAGTTCCGGGATGTTccgtgcccccctccctcggtCGGCGTGCCACcggccaccgccgccgccgccgtgccgGACGAGCTGAAGCAGAACGGGAACATCGTCGTCCTGGCGGCCCATCAGCCCTTCTCCCCCAGAGCCGGCCagcgcggggcgggggcgggggcgggggcgagtccggcctgtgcccccctcccccacgcgcCCCCCATTGACTGGGCCGCCTTGGAGAAGCACCTGACCGAGCTGCCGTCGCGGGCCTGGGACGGACGCGGCCAGAACCAGAACCCGAGGAGAACCAGCTCCACCTCG GCCCAGAAGAACGAGAGGGAGTGCATCCGGCAGAAACTGGCCCTGGGGACTTTCTTTGACGAAGGACCAGCCCTGTATACTAACTACAGCCCAAACAACAAGCCCACACTGTCCACAcg GCTCCAGAATGGGACGAACCTACAGATCTGTTTCGTGAACGACAGCGGCAGCGATAAGGACAGCGACGCCGAGGACAGCAGAACAGAGACCAGCCTGGACACGCCCCTGTCCCCCATG agcaaGCAGAGCTCCTCCTGCTCGGACCGCGACGTCACCGAGGACGACTCGGAGTCCCTGGACGACTCGGACTTCCTGAGCCGGCAGAAGAAGCTGCAGGCGGAGGCCAAGATGGCGCTGGCGATGGCCAAGCCCATGGCCCGcatgcaggtggaggtggagcgGCAGGTCCGCAAGAAGTCCCCCGTGGCTGACCTG TTGCCCCACCTGCCCCACATCAGTGAGTGTCTGATGAAGAGGAGTCTGAGGCCCATCGACCTGCGGGACATGAGCCTGGGTCAGCTGCAGGTCATTGTCAATGACCTGCACTCACAGATAGAGA GTCTGAACGAGGAGCTGGTGGAGATGCTGGTGGTCAGAGATGAACTGCAGGTGGAGCAGGACGCAATGCTGGTGGATATCGAGGACCTGACCAG ACACGCAGAAAGCCAACAGAGACATGTGACAGAGAAGATGGTCTCCAAATAA
- the LOC135258188 gene encoding schwannomin-interacting protein 1-like isoform X3, translating to MVQKEKCIYQAQKNERECIRQKLALGTFFDEGPALYTNYSPNNKPTLSTRLQNGTNLQICFVNDSGSDKDSDAEDSRTETSLDTPLSPMSKQSSSCSDRDVTEDDSESLDDSDFLSRQKKLQAEAKMALAMAKPMARMQVEVERQVRKKSPVADLLPHLPHISECLMKRSLRPIDLRDMSLGQLQVIVNDLHSQIESLNEELVEMLVVRDELQVEQDAMLVDIEDLTRHAESQQRHVTEKMVSK from the exons ATGGTGCAGAAGGAGAAGTGTATTTATCAG GCCCAGAAGAACGAGAGGGAGTGCATCCGGCAGAAACTGGCCCTGGGGACTTTCTTTGACGAAGGACCAGCCCTGTATACTAACTACAGCCCAAACAACAAGCCCACACTGTCCACAcg GCTCCAGAATGGGACGAACCTACAGATCTGTTTCGTGAACGACAGCGGCAGCGATAAGGACAGCGACGCCGAGGACAGCAGAACAGAGACCAGCCTGGACACGCCCCTGTCCCCCATG agcaaGCAGAGCTCCTCCTGCTCGGACCGCGACGTCACCGAGGACGACTCGGAGTCCCTGGACGACTCGGACTTCCTGAGCCGGCAGAAGAAGCTGCAGGCGGAGGCCAAGATGGCGCTGGCGATGGCCAAGCCCATGGCCCGcatgcaggtggaggtggagcgGCAGGTCCGCAAGAAGTCCCCCGTGGCTGACCTG TTGCCCCACCTGCCCCACATCAGTGAGTGTCTGATGAAGAGGAGTCTGAGGCCCATCGACCTGCGGGACATGAGCCTGGGTCAGCTGCAGGTCATTGTCAATGACCTGCACTCACAGATAGAGA GTCTGAACGAGGAGCTGGTGGAGATGCTGGTGGTCAGAGATGAACTGCAGGTGGAGCAGGACGCAATGCTGGTGGATATCGAGGACCTGACCAG ACACGCAGAAAGCCAACAGAGACATGTGACAGAGAAGATGGTCTCCAAATAA
- the LOC135258189 gene encoding interleukin-12 subunit alpha-like encodes MQQNGKLRFAQWLLVVVLSWHVFDVSVGHPVKGDVRLDSVDMESCVPHARALLWNMTEVLQHDNLFGGINCTEQTAEMNSGTQTESACEPNPRQDASCRGQRNTKFDKTECLKNIERDTQYYRSALLAYSDRSLGSRLVKTIDDFTEHCFPAREDSSVIEVSPATGNTFEGRLKLCKAMKGLRVRAITINRVMSYIAAGDYEM; translated from the exons ATGCAGCAAAACGGAAAGCTTC GTTTCGCCCAGTGGCTGCTCGTGGTCGTGCTCTCCTGGCACGTATTCGACGTCAGCGTGGGGCACCCGGTGAAAGGGGACGTCAGGCTGGACAGCGTAGACATGGAGAGCTGCGTGCCGCACGCGAGGGCACTGCTGTGGAATATGACGGAAGTGCTCCAGCAC GACAATCTTTTTGGCGGAATAAACTGCACGGAGCAGACTGCAGAGATGAACTCGGGGACTCAAACGGAGTCTGCTTGCGAACCAAACCCTCGACAG GATGCCTCGTGCCGTGGCCAAAGAAACACCAAGTTTGATAAG ACTGAGTGCCTAAAGAACATTGAGCGGGACACGCAGTATTACAGGAGCGCGCTACTGGCGTATTCTGACCGCTCTCTCGGTTCTCGCCTAGTCAAGACCATCGACGACTTCACGGAG CATTGTTTTCCGGCACGCGAAGATTCATCCGTGATTGAG GTATCTCCAGCTACAGGCAATACCTTTGAAGGGAGGCTCAAGCTGTGTAAAGCAATGAAAGGCCTCCGAGTTCGAGCCATTACTATCAACCGTGTAATGAGCTACATTGCTGCTGGGGACTACGAGATGTag